The following are encoded in a window of Bradyrhizobium guangdongense genomic DNA:
- a CDS encoding carbohydrate ABC transporter permease, with product MTTVDDQSVGMDYLESFPRKFLRVYLPLGLIIFFLLFPFYWMAVTTFKPDAEMYDYEKYNPFLIAHPTLEHIHKLFLETDYPQWMWNTVIVSVSSTFISLFASVCAAYAIERLRYKGSRYVGLAIFLGYLVPPSILFIPLAAIVFQLGLFDGNLALILTYPTFLIPFCTWLLMGYFRTIPYELEECALIDGATRLQILVKITLPLSLPGVISAGIFAFTLSWNEFIYALTFISSSENKTIPVGAITELVNGDVYHWGALMAAALTGSVPVVILYSFFVEYYVSAMTGAVKE from the coding sequence ATGACCACCGTGGACGACCAAAGCGTCGGAATGGACTATCTGGAAAGCTTCCCGCGGAAGTTTCTCCGGGTCTACCTCCCGCTCGGCCTGATCATCTTCTTCCTGCTGTTTCCGTTCTACTGGATGGCGGTGACGACGTTCAAACCCGATGCGGAGATGTACGACTACGAGAAGTACAATCCGTTCCTGATCGCGCATCCGACGCTCGAGCATATCCACAAACTGTTCCTCGAGACCGACTATCCGCAGTGGATGTGGAACACCGTCATCGTCTCGGTGTCCTCGACCTTCATCTCGCTGTTCGCCAGTGTCTGCGCGGCCTACGCGATCGAGCGTCTGCGCTACAAGGGCTCGCGCTATGTCGGCCTTGCGATCTTCCTCGGCTATCTGGTCCCGCCCTCGATCCTGTTCATTCCGCTGGCGGCGATCGTGTTCCAGCTGGGCCTGTTCGACGGCAATCTCGCGCTGATCCTGACCTATCCGACCTTCCTGATCCCGTTCTGCACCTGGCTGCTGATGGGCTATTTCCGCACCATTCCCTATGAGCTGGAGGAATGCGCGCTGATCGACGGGGCGACGCGGCTGCAGATCCTGGTCAAGATCACGCTGCCGCTGTCCCTGCCGGGAGTGATCTCGGCCGGCATCTTCGCCTTCACCCTGTCCTGGAACGAGTTTATCTACGCGCTGACCTTCATCTCATCCTCGGAGAACAAGACCATTCCGGTCGGCGCCATCACCGAGCTCGTTAACGGCGACGTCTATCATTGGGGCGCGCTGATGGCGGCGGCCCTGACTGGCTCGGTCCCCGTAGTTATCCTTTATTCCTTCTTCGTAGAGTACTATGTGTCGGCGATGACCGGCGCCGTGAAGGAGTGA
- a CDS encoding carbohydrate ABC transporter permease codes for MAVIAEPVAAQVKRSSLWRRAFESRNFLGAMFMVPAIAILILFLAYPLALGFWLGMTDTKIGGVGRFIGFQNFVSLSKDSVFWLSVFNTIFYTVFASIVKFAIGLYLALLLNERLPFKSMMRAIVLLPFVVPTVLSAIAFWWIYDSQFSIISWVLIKAGLLNHYIDFLGDPWNARWSVVLANIWRGVPFVAITLLAGLQTISPSLYEAANLDGATNMQRFRHITLPMLSPIIAVVMTFSVLMTFTDFQLIYTITRGGPINATHLMATLSFQRAITGGNLGEGAAISNAMIPFLVAAILLSFFGLQRSRWQQGGRD; via the coding sequence ATGGCCGTCATTGCCGAGCCCGTCGCGGCGCAGGTCAAGCGCAGCAGCCTTTGGAGGAGGGCATTCGAAAGCCGGAATTTTCTCGGCGCCATGTTCATGGTGCCGGCGATCGCCATCCTGATCCTGTTCCTGGCCTACCCGCTGGCGCTCGGCTTCTGGCTCGGCATGACCGACACCAAGATCGGCGGCGTCGGCCGCTTCATCGGCTTCCAGAACTTCGTCTCGCTGTCCAAGGACTCGGTGTTCTGGCTGTCGGTGTTCAACACCATCTTCTATACGGTATTCGCCAGCATCGTGAAGTTCGCGATCGGACTCTACCTGGCCCTGCTGCTCAACGAGCGGCTGCCCTTCAAGTCGATGATGCGCGCCATCGTGCTGTTGCCGTTCGTGGTGCCGACCGTGCTGTCGGCGATCGCCTTCTGGTGGATCTATGACAGCCAGTTCTCGATCATCTCCTGGGTGCTGATCAAAGCGGGCCTCTTGAATCACTACATCGATTTCCTCGGCGATCCCTGGAATGCGCGCTGGTCGGTCGTGCTCGCCAACATCTGGCGCGGCGTGCCATTTGTCGCCATCACGCTGCTGGCGGGATTGCAGACCATCTCGCCGTCGCTCTACGAGGCCGCAAACCTCGACGGCGCCACCAACATGCAGCGCTTCCGCCACATCACGCTGCCGATGCTGTCGCCGATCATCGCGGTCGTGATGACGTTCTCGGTGCTGATGACGTTCACCGACTTCCAGCTGATCTACACCATCACGCGCGGCGGGCCGATCAACGCCACGCACCTGATGGCGACGCTGTCGTTCCAGCGCGCCATCACCGGCGGCAATCTGGGCGAGGGCGCGGCGATCTCGAATGCGATGATCCCGTTCCTGGTCGCCGCGATCCTGCTCAGCTTCTTCGGGCTTCAGCGCTCTCGCTGGCAGCAGGGCGGGAGGGACTGA
- a CDS encoding ABC transporter substrate-binding protein → MSDFDRRSVLKAGLGGAALLAGPGIVPVRAAEWTNTPEPNASIRVLRWKQFIQAEFDKFAEQTKKFSEKTGVKVKLEAESWEDIRPKAAVAANVGAGPDLIIGTLDDPHKFPEKLIDVTDVAQYLGAQYGGWYPVAEKYGKKGNGWIAIPQGATGGCLNYRISHVKAAGFEQFPKDTDGFLKLCQALKKNNTPAGFALGHATGDANGWCQWALWAFGGKVVNEKNEVVLDSPETIAALEYVKQLYATFIPGVLSWNDSNNNKAFLNGELSLTLNGISIWTVGKNSPDPKQQEIAKDMDHAPMPIGPVGKPTEQQNILVYYGYKHSKYPKAVKEYIKFMMDKENYDAWEVASNGYVSPPLPAYNDNPVWTSDPKITPYRDCLKRCLDNGYAGDLGYASAAVMGDFVVVDMFAEAASGSATPQEAAKRAAERAKRYYQV, encoded by the coding sequence ATGAGCGATTTCGACAGGCGCAGTGTGCTTAAAGCCGGCCTGGGCGGCGCAGCCTTGCTGGCCGGCCCGGGCATCGTCCCGGTCCGAGCTGCGGAGTGGACCAACACGCCGGAGCCGAATGCCTCCATCCGCGTGCTGCGCTGGAAGCAGTTTATCCAGGCCGAGTTCGACAAATTCGCCGAGCAGACCAAGAAGTTCTCCGAGAAGACCGGCGTCAAGGTGAAGCTGGAAGCCGAGAGCTGGGAGGACATCCGTCCGAAGGCGGCCGTTGCCGCCAATGTCGGCGCCGGTCCCGACCTCATCATCGGCACGCTCGACGACCCCCACAAATTCCCGGAGAAGCTGATCGACGTCACCGATGTCGCCCAATATCTCGGAGCCCAGTATGGCGGCTGGTATCCGGTGGCGGAGAAGTACGGCAAGAAGGGCAATGGCTGGATCGCGATTCCGCAAGGCGCGACCGGTGGCTGCCTGAACTATCGCATCAGCCACGTGAAAGCCGCGGGCTTCGAGCAGTTCCCGAAGGACACCGATGGCTTCCTCAAGCTCTGCCAGGCGCTGAAGAAGAACAACACCCCGGCCGGCTTCGCGCTCGGTCATGCCACGGGTGACGCCAACGGCTGGTGCCAATGGGCGCTGTGGGCGTTCGGCGGCAAGGTCGTCAACGAGAAGAACGAGGTCGTGCTCGATTCTCCGGAGACGATCGCTGCGCTCGAATACGTCAAGCAGCTCTATGCGACGTTCATTCCGGGCGTGCTGTCCTGGAACGACTCGAACAACAACAAGGCCTTCCTCAATGGCGAGCTCAGTCTCACCCTGAACGGCATCTCGATCTGGACCGTCGGCAAGAACTCCCCTGATCCCAAGCAACAGGAGATCGCCAAGGACATGGACCACGCGCCGATGCCGATCGGCCCCGTGGGCAAGCCGACCGAACAGCAGAACATCCTGGTCTACTACGGCTACAAGCACTCGAAGTATCCGAAGGCGGTCAAGGAATACATCAAGTTCATGATGGACAAGGAGAACTACGACGCCTGGGAGGTCGCCTCCAACGGCTACGTCTCGCCGCCGCTGCCGGCCTACAACGACAACCCGGTCTGGACCTCCGATCCCAAGATCACGCCGTACCGCGACTGCCTCAAGCGCTGCCTGGACAACGGCTATGCCGGCGATCTCGGCTACGCCTCGGCCGCGGTCATGGGCGACTTCGTCGTGGTCGACATGTTCGCCGAAGCCGCCTCCGGCTCGGCCACGCCGCAGGAAGCCGCCAAACGCGCCGCCGAGCGCGCCAAGCGCTACTACCAAGTCTGA
- a CDS encoding ABC transporter ATP-binding protein, whose amino-acid sequence MSSVQIRDVRKSFGNFEVLHGVSIPIEDGQFVVLVGPSGCGKSTLLRMLAGLENITSGTISIGDRVVNNVQPKERDIAMVFQNYALYPHMTVAENMGFSLKLRNAGSDEINKRVKRAAEILALSPLLDRYPRQLSGGQRQRVAMGRAIVRDPQVFLFDEPLSNLDAKLRVAMRTEIKELHQRLKTTTVYVTHDQIEAMTMADKIVVMHDGIVEQMGTPLELYDKPDNQFVAGFIGSPAMNFLKGHVRVNGVATFEGPNGVKLPLKSAPANSDGRPAVYGVRPEHFTIADDGAEAEIVVVEPTGSETQVFAKVGGEQVVAVFRERHQFNPGDKVRLKPDPSVVHLFDEATGKRM is encoded by the coding sequence ATGTCGTCTGTGCAAATCCGCGACGTGCGGAAATCGTTCGGCAATTTTGAAGTCCTGCACGGCGTGTCGATCCCGATCGAGGACGGCCAGTTCGTCGTCCTGGTTGGCCCCTCCGGCTGCGGCAAGTCGACGCTTCTGCGCATGCTCGCGGGCCTCGAGAACATCACCTCCGGCACGATCTCGATCGGCGATCGCGTCGTCAACAATGTCCAGCCGAAGGAGCGGGACATTGCGATGGTGTTCCAGAACTACGCGCTTTACCCGCACATGACGGTCGCCGAGAACATGGGCTTCTCGCTGAAGCTGCGGAATGCCGGCTCCGACGAGATCAACAAGCGCGTCAAGCGCGCCGCCGAGATCCTCGCGCTGTCGCCGCTGCTCGATCGCTATCCGCGCCAGCTCTCCGGCGGCCAGCGCCAGCGCGTCGCCATGGGCCGCGCCATCGTGCGCGATCCCCAGGTGTTCCTGTTCGACGAGCCCTTGTCGAACCTCGACGCCAAGCTGCGCGTCGCCATGCGCACCGAGATCAAGGAGCTGCACCAGCGGCTCAAGACCACGACCGTCTACGTCACGCATGACCAGATCGAGGCCATGACCATGGCCGACAAGATCGTCGTGATGCATGACGGCATTGTCGAGCAGATGGGCACGCCGCTCGAGCTGTACGACAAGCCGGACAACCAGTTCGTTGCCGGCTTCATCGGCTCGCCCGCCATGAATTTCCTCAAGGGCCATGTACGCGTGAACGGCGTTGCCACCTTCGAAGGTCCGAACGGCGTCAAGCTGCCGCTCAAATCGGCGCCGGCGAACTCCGACGGCCGTCCCGCGGTCTACGGTGTGCGGCCCGAGCATTTCACCATCGCCGATGACGGCGCCGAGGCCGAGATCGTCGTGGTCGAGCCGACCGGTTCGGAGACGCAGGTGTTCGCCAAGGTGGGCGGTGAGCAGGTCGTGGCGGTGTTCCGCGAGCGTCACCAGTTCAACCCGGGCGACAAGGTGCGGCTGAAGCCGGACCCGTCGGTGGTTCATCTGTTTGACGAGGCGACGGGTAAGCGCATGTAG